Within the Hypericibacter adhaerens genome, the region CGCGCGGTGCGCCAGGGCGACCATTACGTCGTCAACGGCACCAAGCATTTCATCTCCTATGCCGATGTCGCCGATTTCATCGTGCTGTTCGCGGCCAGCGGCGAGGAGCAGACGGGGAAGGGGGCCAAGAAGCTCATCACCTCCTTCCTGGTCGACAAGGGAACGCCGGGCCTCGAGGTGCGCAAGGGGCCCAACTCGGTCTCGCATCGGGGCTATCACCATTGCGAGCTGATCTTCACCGACTGCAAGCTCCCCGTCGCGCAGATCCTGGGCGAGGAGCATCACGGCTTCGACGTCGCCAACAAATGGCTGGGTGCCACGCGTCTCACGGTCGCGACCCAGTGTGTCGGCCGCGCGCAGAAGGCGCTCGAGATGGCGACGCAGTGGGCCGCGACGCGCAAGCAGTTCGGCCAGACCATCGGCAAGTTCCAGGGGACGTCGTTCAAACTTGCCGACATGGCGACCGAGATCCAGGCGGCCGAATGGCTGGTCATGAACGCCGCCTGGAAAGCCGACCAGGGCACGGTCGAGGACCAGGATTTCGCGATGGCGAAGCTCTACGCGACCGAGATGCTGGCCCGCGTCACCGACCATGCCGTACAGATCTTCGGCGGCATGGGGCTGATGGAGGAGGTCGGCGTCGAGCGGCTCTG harbors:
- a CDS encoding acyl-CoA dehydrogenase family protein gives rise to the protein MDFGLSSEQQLLVESVRAFVETELAPYENEVEKTNAVRPELIRQIKERAIKAGFWAANMPEDLGGGGLDHVSLALMERELGRTSFALQYAVGRPSNILRACVGEQIDRYLLPAIRGERVECLALTEPGAGSDLRSMKTRAVRQGDHYVVNGTKHFISYADVADFIVLFAASGEEQTGKGAKKLITSFLVDKGTPGLEVRKGPNSVSHRGYHHCELIFTDCKLPVAQILGEEHHGFDVANKWLGATRLTVATQCVGRAQKALEMATQWAATRKQFGQTIGKFQGTSFKLADMATEIQAAEWLVMNAAWKADQGTVEDQDFAMAKLYATEMLARVTDHAVQIFGGMGLMEEVGVERLWRDARVERIWDGTSEIQRHIISRALLRPHEG